Proteins from a single region of Haloterrigena turkmenica DSM 5511:
- a CDS encoding NAD-dependent epimerase/dehydratase family protein, translated as MRWPVTADAGTSIRTAIARIDRSEYRGIVVVDDDDRLVGTATVDRLRGALRDGAAPDAPVATAVDEEPTVVDEDGTVIDVTTAEHFDGSAADAEPTATGVERVLVVGGAGYLGSVLCRQLLDDGFDVRVLDPLFYGDAGVAELTDDDRFTLYQGDARSVDAVLEAIDGVDAVVHLGGIVGDPASEIDPEKTLEYNLHSTQLLASLCKYHGITRFIFASTCSVYGRSDGDAGRLAEDDARNPVSLYARLKIQSERVLREFADEHFAPTILRMATVYGRSPRMRFDLVGNILPVKAYSEGVVPVFGGDQYRPNVHVADAARAYVECLTAPIEDVGDTVFNVGSNEQNYRIDELATIVEDCFPDASIEYHDELTDERSYRVAFDRIRSVLDFEPERTVRDHCLELREAFEAGLYEEYTATRYNNYETLDQAPSFENTTAVLESVDDEPTTERPHEKLPSGEV; from the coding sequence ATGAGATGGCCAGTTACAGCCGATGCAGGGACGTCGATCCGGACGGCGATCGCGCGGATCGACCGCTCCGAGTACAGAGGTATCGTTGTCGTCGACGACGACGACCGACTTGTCGGAACGGCGACGGTCGATCGACTCAGAGGAGCCCTCCGCGACGGCGCCGCGCCCGACGCACCGGTTGCGACTGCCGTCGACGAGGAGCCGACCGTCGTCGATGAAGACGGGACCGTCATCGACGTCACGACCGCCGAGCACTTCGACGGATCCGCGGCCGACGCCGAACCGACGGCTACCGGCGTCGAGCGGGTGCTCGTCGTCGGCGGCGCGGGATACCTCGGCTCCGTCCTCTGTCGACAGCTCCTCGACGACGGGTTCGACGTCCGCGTCCTCGATCCGCTGTTTTACGGCGACGCCGGGGTCGCCGAGCTTACCGACGACGATCGGTTTACGCTCTACCAGGGTGACGCGCGATCGGTCGACGCGGTCCTCGAGGCGATCGACGGCGTCGACGCGGTCGTTCACCTCGGCGGGATCGTCGGCGATCCGGCCTCTGAAATCGACCCCGAGAAGACCCTCGAGTACAACCTCCACTCGACGCAGCTTCTGGCGTCGCTGTGCAAGTACCACGGCATCACGCGGTTTATCTTCGCCTCGACCTGTAGCGTCTACGGCCGCTCCGACGGCGACGCCGGACGGCTCGCCGAGGACGACGCTCGCAACCCCGTCTCGCTGTACGCCCGGCTGAAGATCCAGTCCGAACGCGTGCTCCGGGAGTTCGCGGACGAGCACTTCGCCCCGACGATCCTTCGGATGGCGACGGTCTACGGCCGGTCGCCGCGGATGCGGTTCGACCTCGTCGGAAACATCCTCCCTGTGAAAGCCTACTCGGAAGGTGTCGTCCCCGTCTTCGGCGGCGACCAGTATCGGCCGAACGTCCACGTCGCCGACGCCGCTCGCGCGTACGTCGAGTGTCTCACGGCGCCGATCGAGGACGTCGGCGACACCGTCTTCAACGTCGGCTCGAACGAGCAGAACTATCGGATCGACGAACTCGCGACCATCGTCGAGGACTGTTTCCCCGACGCGTCGATCGAATACCACGACGAACTGACCGATGAGCGGAGCTACCGCGTCGCGTTCGACAGGATCCGATCGGTGCTGGACTTCGAGCCGGAGCGAACGGTCCGCGATCACTGTCTCGAGTTACGAGAGGCGTTCGAAGCCGGGCTGTACGAGGAGTATACGGCCACCAGGTACAACAACTACGAAACGCTCGATCAGGCCCCGAGCTTCGAAAACACGACGGCCGTTCTCGAGTCCGTCGACGACGAGCCGACGACCGAGCGCCCGCACGAAAAACTCCCCTCCGGAGAAGTGTAG
- a CDS encoding DegT/DnrJ/EryC1/StrS family aminotransferase, which translates to MSDEIPLFEIPWDETDVTNAVDSLTRGSYWANGPYIEEFERGLEEYLGIEHAITVNSGTTALVAALTAHGIGEGDEVIVPSFTFIATANAVRLVGARPVFADIERETYGIDPEHAATLITDDTAAIVPVHPYGAPSEIGLLEDIAADADLTLIEDAAEAFGSDYRGRTLGTIGDSAALSFCQNKILPTGEGGAVVTDDDDVARRLDRFRSHGRASDDYFDSSDSGEYVSLGTNVRMSDLVASIGCSQLERVEDHIADRRRVATRLSEGLADVDGVEPHTAAGRGRHVYQLYTVTLAESIDRDVVIDTLSSRNIASKIYWEPAAHLTRSYRDEYGYQRGSLPITEEIGGRVLSLPMHPELAADQIDRITSAVEAGVERGREVGTVDRPNPTN; encoded by the coding sequence ATGAGCGACGAGATTCCGCTATTCGAAATCCCGTGGGACGAAACCGACGTGACTAACGCCGTCGATTCGCTCACTCGAGGCTCGTACTGGGCAAACGGGCCGTACATCGAGGAGTTCGAGCGCGGCCTCGAGGAGTATCTCGGCATCGAGCACGCGATCACGGTCAACTCCGGGACGACGGCCCTGGTCGCCGCGCTGACGGCCCACGGGATCGGCGAGGGCGACGAGGTGATCGTGCCCTCGTTTACGTTCATCGCGACGGCGAACGCCGTCCGACTCGTCGGCGCACGGCCGGTATTCGCCGACATCGAGCGGGAGACGTACGGGATCGATCCGGAACACGCCGCGACGCTGATAACCGACGATACGGCCGCGATCGTCCCCGTCCATCCGTACGGCGCCCCCAGCGAGATCGGACTGCTCGAGGATATCGCCGCCGACGCGGATCTGACGCTGATCGAGGACGCCGCTGAGGCGTTCGGCTCCGATTACCGCGGTCGAACGCTGGGAACGATCGGCGACTCCGCCGCGCTGAGCTTCTGTCAGAACAAGATCCTGCCGACCGGGGAGGGCGGAGCCGTCGTCACCGACGACGACGACGTCGCTCGTCGACTCGACCGGTTTCGCTCACACGGTCGTGCCTCGGACGACTACTTCGACTCGAGCGACAGCGGCGAGTACGTCAGCCTGGGAACGAACGTCCGAATGTCGGACCTCGTCGCGAGCATCGGCTGTTCGCAACTCGAGAGGGTCGAAGACCACATCGCGGACCGGCGGCGCGTCGCAACGCGCCTCTCGGAGGGACTCGCGGACGTCGACGGCGTCGAACCACACACGGCGGCCGGCCGCGGCCGACACGTCTACCAGCTCTACACCGTTACCCTCGCGGAAAGCATCGATCGAGACGTCGTTATCGACACGTTATCGTCCCGGAATATCGCGTCGAAGATCTACTGGGAGCCGGCCGCTCATCTGACGCGGAGCTACCGCGACGAGTACGGCTACCAACGGGGTTCGCTCCCCATCACGGAGGAAATCGGGGGACGCGTCCTCTCGTTACCGATGCATCCGGAACTCGCCGCGGACCAGATCGACCGTATCACGTCGGCCGTCGAAGCCGGCGTCGAACGCGGGCGGGAAGTCGGGACGGTGGATCGGCCCAATCCGACGAACTGA
- a CDS encoding DUF7521 family protein, which yields MTRDVVRIDQAPLFELLTVASLFLVALIGTLIAYQAYRGYRRNDASSMLYLAVGLLFLTLCPFLINLTVTTAFQADQVVTVFLENVSRLVGLLAIMYSLYGQH from the coding sequence ATGACCCGGGACGTCGTGCGAATCGATCAGGCGCCCCTGTTCGAATTGTTGACCGTCGCGAGCCTCTTCCTCGTCGCGCTGATCGGGACGCTCATCGCGTACCAGGCCTACCGCGGCTACCGCCGCAACGACGCGTCGTCGATGCTCTATCTGGCCGTCGGCCTGCTCTTTCTCACCCTCTGTCCGTTTCTGATCAACCTGACGGTGACGACCGCGTTTCAGGCGGACCAGGTCGTCACGGTCTTTCTCGAAAACGTCAGTCGACTCGTCGGATTGCTCGCGATCATGTACTCGCTGTACGGACAGCATTAA
- a CDS encoding ArsR/SmtB family transcription factor: MSEDTDLSTVLAVLDDEYARDILTHTSVEPMSASTLSERCDASLPTIYRRLDRLEECQLVSEETELAPDGNHYSVYSANLESLELSLGDGEFELEVTYQDEEDVADKFTRMWEGMR, encoded by the coding sequence GTGAGTGAGGATACCGATTTATCGACGGTGCTCGCCGTGCTCGACGACGAGTACGCACGTGACATCCTCACCCATACGAGCGTCGAACCCATGTCTGCTAGTACCCTGAGCGAACGGTGTGATGCGTCCCTGCCCACGATCTACCGACGGCTCGATCGTCTCGAGGAGTGTCAACTCGTCTCCGAAGAGACCGAACTCGCCCCCGACGGCAACCACTACAGCGTCTACAGCGCGAACCTCGAGTCGCTGGAACTCTCCCTCGGCGACGGCGAGTTCGAACTCGAGGTTACGTACCAGGACGAAGAGGACGTCGCCGACAAGTTCACCCGCATGTGGGAGGGGATGCGATGA
- a CDS encoding alpha/beta hydrolase family protein: MTETEHRVTVADGETVAAVHHEAPGDDWIVFCHGFLSDKTGSYERRCRRAVEHGYNAVRFDFRGCGASDGRFVDQTLSDKLADLHAVLEYVAPPSIVLFGSSFGGKVAFHAAVDDERVEAVATRAPVTYNRAFDEYRAIVEREDEPSGTSNRRAGAKRHASREGPDGASGETASEERHANCAGIYEFETGDRIDARFFDDFETYEFDDVAASLSVPVAIFHGRDDDSVDIGDSVDAAAALETDVLLEAFATEGHRFSADAEDRLLERLFHWLETQ; encoded by the coding sequence ATGACCGAAACGGAACACCGCGTCACCGTCGCCGACGGGGAGACGGTCGCCGCCGTCCATCACGAGGCCCCCGGCGACGACTGGATCGTCTTCTGTCACGGCTTTCTGAGCGACAAGACCGGGAGTTACGAACGCCGGTGTCGGCGGGCGGTCGAGCACGGCTACAACGCCGTCCGGTTCGACTTCCGCGGCTGCGGGGCGTCCGACGGCCGGTTCGTCGACCAGACGCTGAGCGACAAACTCGCGGATCTGCACGCCGTCCTCGAGTACGTCGCGCCGCCGTCGATCGTCCTCTTCGGCTCGAGTTTCGGCGGCAAGGTCGCGTTCCACGCGGCCGTCGACGACGAGCGAGTCGAAGCTGTCGCGACGAGAGCGCCCGTGACGTACAACCGCGCGTTCGACGAGTATCGGGCGATCGTCGAGCGCGAGGACGAACCGAGTGGGACCTCGAACAGGCGAGCGGGAGCGAAGCGACACGCGAGCCGCGAGGGTCCCGATGGAGCGAGCGGTGAAACCGCGAGCGAGGAGCGACACGCGAACTGCGCGGGTATCTACGAGTTCGAAACCGGTGACCGAATCGACGCGCGATTCTTCGACGATTTCGAGACCTACGAGTTCGACGACGTCGCCGCCTCGCTGTCGGTCCCGGTCGCGATCTTTCACGGGCGCGACGACGACTCCGTCGACATCGGAGACAGCGTCGACGCCGCGGCCGCCCTGGAGACGGACGTCCTCCTCGAGGCGTTCGCGACGGAGGGCCATCGGTTCTCGGCCGACGCGGAGGATCGGCTGCTCGAGCGGCTGTTCCACTGGCTCGAGACGCAGTGA
- a CDS encoding tyrosine-type recombinase/integrase, with product MSSGETINWSRMDLRELQAFWNTEIEPVLAREGLDLETRPTYTEIAEAGYSGITYALREHHELTLAQFLATVGYPDPDTDDDYPWGIDDETTIHELELYLETYLRRQNLADSTIDSKRARLAKYVRTYGDLHSRDDIVTPLRNDDEPRRDEKQRVRDVFDVLDGDLSSAESKYKHLTDVRQWYEWLAGDRDAAYNPARGAPHERAWSEETPDAEDRNPDALEPDDVRALADACEAVSDRLLVVATCAWGLRRGEVAALSTAQFEPRTDDGGFDFDADDPRIVFETRKNGPGTVSVHYGLETLADRWAQLADRDEWDGEYLFPSTAAASGHVRPDTVTNRFKRLAKRAGLDDGDETPTPQYGRRFWYRTYADAVERLSRQIEAVADEQGSDDAQVVVENYLGEEEARRRRREFMREELADAFER from the coding sequence ATGAGTAGCGGTGAGACGATCAACTGGTCTCGGATGGATCTCCGAGAACTCCAAGCGTTTTGGAACACGGAGATCGAACCCGTCCTCGCTCGAGAGGGGCTTGACCTCGAGACGCGACCAACCTACACGGAGATCGCCGAAGCCGGCTACTCGGGAATCACCTACGCGCTTCGAGAACATCACGAGCTGACGCTCGCACAGTTCCTCGCGACGGTCGGCTATCCAGACCCCGATACTGACGACGACTACCCGTGGGGTATCGACGATGAAACCACCATCCACGAACTCGAGTTGTACCTCGAGACCTACCTTCGCCGGCAGAACCTCGCGGACAGTACGATCGACTCGAAACGCGCCCGCCTCGCGAAATACGTCCGAACCTACGGCGACCTCCACAGCCGGGACGATATCGTCACTCCGCTCCGGAACGACGACGAACCACGGCGAGACGAGAAACAGCGGGTGCGGGACGTGTTCGACGTACTCGACGGCGACCTCTCGAGCGCCGAATCGAAGTACAAACACCTGACCGACGTCCGACAGTGGTACGAGTGGCTGGCCGGCGATCGCGACGCTGCGTACAATCCAGCCCGCGGCGCTCCACACGAACGCGCATGGAGCGAGGAGACGCCCGACGCCGAGGACCGCAACCCGGACGCACTCGAGCCCGACGACGTTCGGGCGCTCGCCGACGCCTGCGAAGCCGTCAGCGACCGCCTGCTAGTCGTTGCGACGTGTGCATGGGGCCTTCGTCGCGGCGAGGTCGCGGCGCTGTCGACGGCCCAGTTCGAACCGCGGACCGACGATGGCGGATTCGACTTCGACGCCGACGACCCGCGGATCGTCTTCGAGACGCGAAAAAACGGACCCGGAACGGTCTCAGTACACTACGGCCTCGAGACGCTGGCCGATCGGTGGGCGCAACTCGCCGACCGCGACGAGTGGGACGGCGAGTATCTGTTCCCGAGTACCGCGGCTGCGAGCGGCCACGTCCGGCCGGACACGGTCACGAATCGCTTCAAGCGACTCGCAAAGCGAGCTGGTCTGGATGACGGCGATGAGACGCCGACGCCTCAGTACGGCCGCCGGTTCTGGTATCGGACCTACGCCGACGCCGTCGAACGCCTCTCGAGGCAGATCGAAGCGGTTGCGGACGAACAGGGCAGCGACGACGCGCAGGTCGTCGTCGAGAACTATCTCGGCGAAGAAGAGGCCCGGCGGCGTCGCCGGGAGTTCATGCGGGAGGAGCTTGCGGACGCGTTTGAACGGTGA
- a CDS encoding DUF4097 family beta strand repeat-containing protein, translating into MTPTTSRRSILAGIAVGTVAGVAGCLADGRDVEESVTETHSASDLSAVSVSTAIGDVDVRSTSRDEVVVDGRKAAVSPDDLETIGLETVADGDCLEVAVQRDDSRMLFGLRPVPVLDLSVVVPDRLAVRDVDTRTGEIDVSDVRGDLTAVTETGDVRIEAVDGTVSATTDAGTIELVDPASIEHLETDSGDVTATLPDIERDATIETSSGDVELRLPDRLDLTLDITTDSGNISVSGVADLPKMAGDSLIEAVVGQGTHRLEVRTETGTVTVTGRE; encoded by the coding sequence ATGACTCCCACGACATCGCGACGGTCGATCCTGGCTGGGATCGCCGTCGGGACCGTCGCAGGGGTGGCCGGTTGTCTCGCGGACGGCCGCGATGTCGAGGAATCGGTCACCGAAACGCACTCCGCGAGCGACCTCTCCGCGGTGTCCGTCTCGACGGCCATCGGCGACGTCGACGTTCGCTCGACATCCCGAGACGAGGTCGTCGTCGACGGCCGAAAGGCCGCCGTCAGCCCGGACGACCTCGAGACGATCGGGCTCGAGACGGTCGCCGACGGCGACTGCCTCGAGGTGGCGGTCCAGCGGGACGACTCGCGGATGCTCTTCGGTCTCCGTCCCGTTCCGGTCCTCGATCTCTCTGTCGTGGTCCCCGATCGCCTCGCGGTCCGCGACGTCGACACGAGGACGGGTGAAATCGACGTCAGCGACGTCCGCGGCGATCTCACCGCGGTCACGGAAACCGGCGACGTCCGCATCGAAGCCGTCGACGGAACCGTCTCGGCGACGACCGACGCCGGAACGATCGAACTTGTCGATCCAGCGTCGATCGAACACCTCGAGACCGACTCCGGCGACGTTACGGCGACACTGCCGGATATCGAACGGGACGCGACGATCGAGACGTCATCCGGCGACGTCGAACTCCGCCTGCCCGATCGACTGGATCTGACGCTCGACATCACGACCGATTCGGGCAATATCTCCGTCTCCGGCGTAGCGGATCTACCGAAGATGGCCGGCGATTCGCTGATCGAGGCCGTCGTCGGACAGGGAACGCATCGACTCGAGGTGCGGACGGAGACGGGGACCGTGACGGTGACCGGGCGGGAATAA
- a CDS encoding glycerophosphodiester phosphodiesterase yields MSDPNGDERRTGHPDTSGSALRRRSVIAAAGASAIGMVGAASADRGRGTERDRSAGSDNRQRNRSRERGFVDRTDEPDLIAHRGFAGLYPENTVGAVEASARGIRSPYAPSRGANMIEIDVVPTADGDVVVFHDDRLAERDGGERGLTDTEGVVWETDTETVTSAEVLESGETVPRLRETLAAIPSHVGVNVELKNPGSFDVRFAESLSSEELAGQKELWQPFVTDVLAVVDDFDHEYLFSSFYEAALATTREASDYPVAPLLWDSVEAGLEVARRYEAEAIHPPYDMIRDTPFYADQHYAEDAGWDEIDLLAVANEEGRDVNVFTLETWYQADQLAAAGVDGLISDYADVRRFGVTN; encoded by the coding sequence ATGTCCGATCCCAACGGCGACGAGAGACGAACCGGCCATCCAGACACCTCGGGGTCCGCGCTCCGGCGGCGGTCCGTTATCGCCGCTGCGGGGGCGTCGGCGATCGGCATGGTCGGCGCTGCGAGCGCCGATCGCGGCCGCGGGACCGAGCGCGATCGATCCGCCGGCTCCGACAATCGACAGCGCAACCGATCGCGCGAACGCGGGTTCGTCGATCGGACCGACGAGCCGGATCTGATCGCCCACCGCGGATTCGCCGGACTCTACCCCGAGAACACCGTCGGCGCCGTCGAGGCGTCGGCCCGCGGTATCCGGTCGCCGTACGCGCCGTCCCGCGGGGCGAACATGATCGAAATCGACGTCGTTCCGACCGCCGACGGCGACGTCGTCGTCTTCCACGACGACCGTCTCGCCGAGCGCGACGGCGGCGAGCGCGGCCTCACCGACACCGAGGGCGTCGTCTGGGAGACCGACACTGAGACCGTCACGAGCGCCGAAGTGCTCGAGAGCGGCGAGACCGTTCCCCGACTGCGCGAGACTCTCGCGGCGATTCCGTCCCACGTCGGCGTCAACGTCGAGCTGAAGAACCCGGGCTCGTTCGACGTTCGATTCGCCGAGTCGCTCTCGAGCGAGGAACTCGCGGGGCAGAAAGAGCTCTGGCAGCCGTTCGTCACCGACGTGCTCGCGGTCGTCGACGACTTCGACCACGAGTACCTCTTCTCGTCGTTCTACGAGGCGGCGCTAGCGACGACCCGCGAGGCGTCGGACTACCCGGTCGCGCCGCTGCTCTGGGACTCCGTCGAAGCCGGCCTCGAGGTCGCCCGCCGCTACGAGGCCGAGGCGATCCATCCGCCGTACGATATGATCCGCGATACGCCGTTCTACGCCGACCAGCACTACGCGGAGGACGCCGGCTGGGACGAGATCGACCTCCTCGCGGTCGCCAACGAGGAAGGGCGGGACGTGAACGTCTTCACCCTCGAGACCTGGTACCAGGCCGACCAGTTGGCGGCGGCCGGCGTTGACGGGCTGATCAGCGACTACGCCGACGTGCGCCGGTTCGGCGTGACGAACTGA
- a CDS encoding tyrosine-type recombinase/integrase: MTDSGADTETEADTDVAVIDAVDAYLQRKAVGDPDGPGAGTYASNAESILRRWADWLEGEHGVRSLFALEVEHMRSYADELRARADRGEYAASTAGTYYAVVRAFLSWCVRGGILETNPAATDAAESALPTAEERPDSEFWTADQRRRLETHVRERALEAATEPIDRDERCNRLREYALVALLAHSGVRGSELFRVPDDERRTGATWDDVDFYTGTVRVLGKSQRLEDVPLPAPARTPLRRYRVVLDPPSNDWPLFPTRHAPSIARRVREVLAERGHDETRIESLLDERTATQLARERTIAPPAITTEGARSVLKRLCEAADVDVDGDYLTPRGVRGTGDGEDATGYRREATDAKPALRASVLEQAIAVPEEQPVVIDVDPIDSSGKDDPSENG, translated from the coding sequence GTGACCGACTCCGGCGCTGACACCGAGACGGAGGCCGATACTGACGTCGCCGTGATCGACGCGGTCGACGCCTACCTCCAGCGGAAGGCGGTCGGCGACCCGGACGGCCCGGGCGCCGGCACCTACGCCTCGAACGCCGAATCGATCCTGCGCCGCTGGGCCGACTGGCTCGAGGGCGAACACGGCGTCCGGTCGCTGTTCGCTCTCGAGGTCGAGCACATGCGATCGTACGCCGACGAGTTGCGGGCCCGAGCCGACCGGGGCGAGTACGCCGCCTCTACCGCTGGCACCTACTACGCGGTCGTCCGGGCCTTTCTCTCGTGGTGCGTCCGCGGCGGGATCCTGGAGACGAACCCGGCCGCGACCGACGCGGCCGAATCCGCCCTGCCGACCGCCGAGGAGCGACCCGACAGCGAGTTCTGGACGGCCGACCAGCGCCGGCGCCTCGAGACTCACGTCCGCGAGCGAGCCCTCGAGGCCGCGACGGAGCCGATCGACCGCGACGAACGCTGTAACCGACTCCGGGAGTACGCGCTGGTGGCGCTGCTGGCTCACTCCGGGGTTCGGGGCTCCGAGCTGTTTCGCGTCCCCGACGACGAGCGTCGGACGGGGGCGACGTGGGACGACGTCGACTTCTATACCGGGACGGTCCGCGTGCTGGGCAAGTCCCAGCGCTTAGAGGACGTGCCGCTGCCGGCACCGGCCCGGACGCCGCTGCGACGGTACCGTGTCGTCCTCGATCCGCCGTCGAACGACTGGCCCCTCTTTCCGACCCGTCACGCGCCCTCGATCGCTCGCCGAGTCAGGGAAGTGCTGGCCGAGCGCGGCCACGACGAGACACGGATCGAATCGCTGCTCGACGAGCGGACGGCGACGCAACTCGCCCGCGAGCGGACGATCGCCCCGCCGGCGATCACGACCGAGGGCGCCCGCTCGGTGCTCAAACGCCTCTGCGAGGCCGCCGATGTCGACGTCGACGGCGACTACCTGACGCCGCGGGGCGTCCGTGGCACCGGCGACGGCGAGGACGCCACCGGTTATCGGCGCGAAGCGACCGACGCGAAACCAGCACTACGCGCGTCGGTACTCGAGCAGGCGATCGCCGTCCCGGAAGAACAGCCGGTCGTGATCGACGTCGATCCGATCGACTCGAGCGGGAAAGACGATCCATCGGAAAACGGTTGA
- a CDS encoding Na(+)/H(+) antiporter subunit D — MIESDLLTMAYPPLLVFAAALLVLVLPRIAGFAAGALSLAGVLAISVYAPEGSYLTGTFLGFDVVAFHVDGFSQMIGIGLGFLGICSVIYAYSSGASRELVAIALTYVASSLGAAFAGDWLVLVFMWELMAVTSTLVVWHYGGDAVRAGFRYALFHGTGGVIVLLAVAAHYVEAGTFVYDGTGIASGLPAMLAVLGMGVNVGFIGLHTWLPDTYPRPHFAASVFLSVYTTKTSAFVLYRAFPIGAESELGIYIAYMGGLMSVYGATFALLQHDMRALLSYHIQAQLGYIVAGIGMGAWMVETEIATAGAMSHLFNNILFKSLLFMAVGVVIFRTGEEDLYKLGGLWREMPLTAIGFGLGALSITAIPGFNGYISKGMLFDAADPHYYGVHEFEALYWLLWIGAIGTLLSFIKLGYYVFFHGESDISVPDARPGQTIAMLGLGGACLLFGVWWQGLADLAPTIHAHGGEFSFVYPNDGEGHLHPYSSSHLETAGILTAVALVTFAVVRKPLSKLDLGDPARVVFPAGYYVGRWSMLATTELYRVVDAAAVGLVKRCYWIGNNPVLAVDAAARRVPGVDVEDRQPTDGGRPSTIHLRASIGTTVLLLTVVLTVILLLLLV, encoded by the coding sequence ATGATCGAAAGCGATCTCCTGACGATGGCTTACCCGCCGCTGCTGGTGTTCGCGGCGGCGTTGCTCGTGCTCGTACTGCCCCGAATCGCCGGCTTCGCCGCCGGCGCGCTGAGCCTCGCGGGCGTGTTGGCGATCTCGGTGTACGCCCCCGAAGGGAGTTACCTCACCGGCACCTTCCTCGGGTTCGACGTCGTCGCCTTCCACGTCGACGGCTTCTCCCAGATGATCGGCATCGGACTGGGCTTCCTCGGGATCTGTTCGGTCATCTACGCCTACTCGAGCGGTGCCAGCCGCGAACTGGTCGCGATCGCGCTCACCTACGTCGCCTCCTCGCTCGGGGCGGCGTTCGCCGGCGACTGGCTCGTGCTCGTGTTCATGTGGGAGCTGATGGCCGTGACGAGCACGCTGGTCGTCTGGCACTACGGCGGCGACGCCGTCCGGGCCGGCTTCCGCTACGCGTTGTTCCACGGCACCGGCGGCGTGATCGTGCTGCTTGCCGTCGCCGCCCACTACGTCGAGGCCGGGACGTTCGTCTACGACGGAACCGGGATCGCGTCCGGGCTGCCGGCGATGCTCGCGGTGCTCGGAATGGGCGTCAACGTCGGCTTTATCGGGCTCCACACGTGGCTGCCCGACACCTACCCGCGGCCGCACTTCGCGGCGTCGGTGTTCCTCTCGGTCTACACCACGAAGACGAGCGCGTTCGTCCTCTACCGGGCGTTCCCCATCGGCGCCGAGAGCGAACTGGGAATCTACATCGCGTACATGGGCGGACTGATGTCCGTCTACGGGGCGACGTTCGCCCTGTTGCAACACGACATGCGGGCGCTGCTGTCCTACCACATCCAGGCCCAGCTGGGCTACATCGTCGCCGGAATCGGGATGGGCGCCTGGATGGTCGAAACCGAGATCGCCACCGCTGGGGCGATGAGCCATCTGTTCAACAACATCCTGTTCAAGAGCCTGCTGTTCATGGCCGTCGGCGTCGTCATCTTCCGCACCGGCGAGGAGGACCTCTACAAACTCGGCGGGCTCTGGCGCGAGATGCCGCTGACGGCGATCGGATTCGGCCTCGGCGCGCTCTCGATCACCGCGATCCCCGGCTTCAACGGGTACATCAGCAAGGGAATGCTCTTCGACGCGGCCGATCCCCACTACTACGGGGTCCACGAGTTCGAGGCGCTGTACTGGCTGCTCTGGATCGGCGCGATCGGGACCCTCCTGTCGTTCATCAAGCTCGGCTACTACGTCTTCTTCCACGGAGAGAGCGACATCTCGGTGCCCGACGCCAGACCCGGCCAGACGATCGCCATGCTCGGACTGGGTGGGGCCTGCCTGCTCTTCGGCGTCTGGTGGCAGGGACTGGCCGACCTCGCGCCGACGATCCACGCCCACGGCGGTGAGTTCTCGTTCGTCTACCCGAACGACGGCGAGGGCCACCTCCACCCCTATAGCTCGAGCCACCTCGAGACGGCGGGAATTCTGACGGCAGTCGCGCTCGTCACCTTCGCCGTCGTCCGCAAACCGCTCTCGAAGCTCGATCTGGGCGATCCGGCGCGGGTCGTCTTCCCCGCGGGCTACTACGTCGGCCGGTGGTCGATGCTCGCGACGACCGAACTCTACCGGGTCGTCGACGCCGCGGCCGTCGGCCTCGTCAAGCGCTGCTACTGGATCGGCAACAACCCGGTGCTGGCCGTCGACGCCGCCGCTCGCCGCGTTCCCGGGGTCGACGTCGAGGATCGGCAGCCGACCGATGGCGGTCGACCGTCGACGATTCACCTCCGGGCGAGCATCGGGACCACCGTCCTCCTGCTGACGGTCGTGCTGACGGTGATCCTCCTGTTGCTCCTCGTCTAA